Below is a genomic region from Actinomadura sp. NAK00032.
GATGATGTCCAGGTCTGCCAGTAGTGCCGTCACCGGCTTGGAGGTCATCGAGGTCCCGTTGTCGGAATGGATGGTGCCGGGCACGATCCCGCCGTTGGCGGCGAACGAGTTCTGCATGAACTGCTCGGCCAGCTCACCTGACTCGCGCAGGTGGATCTCCCAGTGCACGACGTAGCGGGAGAAGATGTCGAGCATCACATACAGGTCATAGAACTGGCGTGGCCCCGGACCTGGCAGTTTCGTGATATCCCAACTCCATATCTGGTTGGGGGCGTGCGCGGCCAGATACGGTTTGGTGCGCGCCTGGTGCCGGGCGTGGGCGCGCCGCTCCCGGACCTGGTCACGCCTGCGTAGTTCCCGGTACATCGTCGACACCGACGCCAGGTACACCCCCTCGTCCAGCAGCGCAGCCCACACCTGTCGGGGTGCCTTGTCGGCGAACCGGTCGCTGTTGAGCATCTCGACCAGTTCGGCCCGTTCGCTCTCGCTCAGCGCGTTCGGCGGCGCCGGCCGCTCCGCCGGCTCACTGTTTCCCGGCGCCGGGTTCCGCCGTCGGTAGAAACTGCTGCGCGGCACACCCGACAATGCGCACGCGAAGC
It encodes:
- a CDS encoding IS3 family transposase, coding for MTRCRHETLSLLVEHLPIRFACALSGVPRSSFYRRRNPAPGNSEPAERPAPPNALSESERAELVEMLNSDRFADKAPRQVWAALLDEGVYLASVSTMYRELRRRDQVRERRAHARHQARTKPYLAAHAPNQIWSWDITKLPGPGPRQFYDLYVMLDIFSRYVVHWEIHLRESGELAEQFMQNSFAANGGIVPGTIHSDNGTSMTSKPVTALLADLDIIKSHSRPKVSNDNPYSEAQFKTLKYCPVFPARFTSLDEAETFCHHFFDYYNHRHYHAGIGLHTPFTMHIGTAQAIQHNRAATIAAFRAANPRRFTQPPTLPKIPTVAQINRPDEDPTDPSSSDQEKQAA